A window from Opitutia bacterium ISCC 52 encodes these proteins:
- a CDS encoding TonB-dependent receptor: MIPKNLHLGTILSFSLSTGLLMGQDSFDSSEIVDLDLMEIKSEYQFNDLEVELSRSDLNENLLGIYGSNQLQDLSGLAPNLFTSHSDTRGFGDVISMRGSANSLFFSPPSVALYVDDVPQGSVASYPGELLNIGYVSILSGPQSTSFGRNATAGIINIHTRVPGDEQRGAVQLEYGSFDSRIARVLFDGPMSNGAAYSASFGYSARDGYIDNIVSGKTEDDRESFQGRVNFYMNPSEDTQIRFGVFAESVNDGSTRLSSLWSPDPFEVSSNIEGVTKLDRRQLNFQLKKLMETGLLIATTSYQDWDLDPSLTDLDLSVLDFGFSKVIQDEELWTQEIRFESEPVANGVVWTTGLFFLDSTTNGDATREFPVPPGDFVPPGFVQTERTQFETEHTNIAGYLNGDMPISETVVFNMGARIDSNDSSIYRIKEASNNFGFPSPPEPMVNEDQSETEWSATAGFTVEVNENVDLIARGSISTKPEGYSGYTANPNFLSFESEHMTSLEAGINFESSDGLVSGSLVAFANDTDDYQFERTVPFSTDFVVVNADEVSATGLEGKLVFNPVEGLFFDFQGGFSNAEFDRHRDSLGMDVSGNHVPFIPEYTLRSGIRYESGSGFFGSTSYTAFGKTYYNEQNDVTFAQSAFGVWDLQLGFRKNNFTISVFGRNLTDESFYQFINPEIQAGSPGAPERFGLRIDFIY, encoded by the coding sequence ATGATACCAAAGAACCTTCACTTAGGGACCATCCTATCATTCTCACTGTCCACAGGTCTCCTGATGGGCCAGGACTCCTTCGATAGCTCGGAGATTGTCGATCTGGATCTCATGGAGATTAAGTCAGAATACCAATTTAACGACCTGGAAGTGGAGCTTTCACGGTCAGACTTAAACGAGAATCTGTTGGGCATTTACGGTTCGAATCAGCTACAGGACCTATCAGGTCTGGCTCCCAACCTTTTCACCAGTCACAGTGACACCCGTGGGTTTGGGGATGTGATCAGCATGCGTGGTAGCGCCAACTCGCTGTTTTTCAGCCCTCCTTCGGTTGCACTCTACGTCGATGATGTGCCGCAAGGCTCTGTGGCATCTTATCCTGGGGAACTGCTCAATATTGGCTACGTGAGCATCTTGTCCGGCCCGCAGTCGACCAGCTTTGGACGGAATGCTACGGCGGGCATCATTAATATCCATACGCGTGTTCCCGGCGATGAGCAGCGAGGAGCTGTGCAATTGGAGTATGGTTCGTTTGATTCAAGAATTGCCCGAGTCCTCTTCGATGGTCCTATGAGCAATGGTGCTGCTTACAGCGCCAGTTTTGGATATTCTGCCCGTGACGGTTATATTGATAATATTGTCTCTGGAAAAACCGAGGATGACCGCGAGTCATTCCAAGGAAGAGTAAACTTCTACATGAATCCAAGCGAGGATACCCAGATTCGTTTCGGTGTATTTGCGGAGTCGGTCAATGATGGGTCTACTCGCCTGAGCTCTTTGTGGAGCCCAGATCCGTTTGAAGTCTCTTCTAACATAGAAGGTGTGACAAAGCTCGACCGTCGCCAACTCAACTTTCAGCTGAAAAAGCTCATGGAGACCGGCTTGCTGATTGCAACCACCTCCTACCAGGACTGGGATTTGGATCCCTCTTTGACGGATCTTGATCTAAGTGTATTGGATTTTGGATTTTCAAAAGTGATTCAAGATGAAGAGCTTTGGACCCAGGAGATTCGCTTCGAGTCCGAGCCAGTCGCCAATGGTGTTGTTTGGACCACCGGACTCTTTTTCCTCGATTCAACAACCAATGGAGATGCCACCCGTGAGTTTCCCGTTCCACCCGGCGACTTTGTGCCTCCCGGATTCGTCCAGACTGAGCGGACGCAGTTCGAAACCGAACACACCAACATTGCTGGCTACCTGAATGGCGACATGCCCATTTCCGAGACTGTCGTTTTCAATATGGGTGCACGTATCGACAGCAATGACTCTTCGATCTACCGAATCAAAGAAGCGTCCAACAACTTTGGATTCCCAAGCCCACCAGAACCGATGGTCAATGAGGACCAGTCAGAAACCGAATGGTCTGCCACGGCCGGCTTCACCGTCGAAGTAAACGAGAATGTCGATTTGATTGCCCGCGGTTCAATTTCCACCAAGCCAGAAGGCTACAGCGGATATACGGCCAATCCCAATTTCCTCAGTTTCGAGTCCGAGCACATGACCTCCTTGGAGGCTGGAATCAACTTTGAGTCATCCGATGGCCTTGTGAGCGGCTCCTTGGTTGCTTTTGCCAATGATACCGACGATTACCAGTTTGAGCGCACGGTTCCCTTTTCCACAGACTTTGTCGTCGTCAATGCGGACGAGGTCTCAGCTACTGGACTTGAAGGCAAATTGGTTTTCAACCCTGTTGAAGGGCTATTTTTTGACTTCCAAGGTGGATTCTCCAATGCCGAATTCGACAGACACCGCGACTCCCTCGGCATGGACGTTTCTGGCAATCACGTGCCATTTATCCCTGAATACACACTCCGTTCCGGGATTCGCTACGAATCAGGCAGTGGATTCTTCGGTAGCACCTCCTACACGGCCTTTGGAAAAACCTATTACAATGAGCAAAATGATGTCACCTTTGCCCAATCGGCGTTTGGTGTTTGGGACTTACAACTCGGATTCCGGAAGAATAATTTTACCATCTCGGTCTTCGGGCGTAATCTGACAGACGAGTCTTTCTATCAATTCATCAACCCTGAAATTCAGGCTGGAAGCCCTGGCGCGCCTGAGAGATTTGGCTTGCGCATCGACTTTATCTATTAG
- a CDS encoding SMI1/KNR4 family protein: MIEEKLEKIDSLFKEKRPEYYSYLQDEVSDDKIVELEKILPGKLPPEFIELYKWKNTQDPRKFHSFYENRMFMPIEEIIEIKELMDGMIGYDFEDPKYWRKGWVPFLSNGGGSHLCLNFVAEDGGTKNQLIGFVESR; encoded by the coding sequence ATGATTGAAGAAAAATTAGAAAAAATTGATTCTCTGTTTAAAGAAAAAAGGCCTGAGTATTATAGCTACTTACAAGATGAAGTAAGTGACGATAAAATTGTAGAACTTGAAAAGATATTACCTGGAAAGTTGCCTCCTGAATTTATCGAACTGTATAAGTGGAAAAACACTCAAGATCCAAGAAAGTTTCATTCTTTTTATGAAAATAGAATGTTCATGCCTATTGAAGAAATCATTGAAATCAAAGAACTAATGGATGGAATGATCGGTTATGACTTTGAAGATCCTAAATATTGGCGAAAAGGTTGGGTTCCATTCTTAAGTAATGGAGGTGGTAGCCACTTATGCTTAAATTTTGTTGCAGAAGACGGAGGAACGAAAAATCAACTTATTGGTTTTGTGGAAAGCAGATGA
- a CDS encoding type II toxin-antitoxin system RelE/ParE family toxin has protein sequence MDYQVVWTESAQEDLKQIVNFIATDDPVAAERFGLGLVDHFEQASLQPWSGRKVPEANIEELRELIYSPYRIIYEIMDGQKLVYVIRVWHAARGEPKID, from the coding sequence ATGGATTACCAAGTAGTTTGGACCGAATCAGCGCAGGAAGATCTGAAGCAAATTGTGAACTTCATAGCTACGGACGATCCAGTTGCGGCAGAACGATTTGGTCTTGGACTTGTAGATCATTTCGAGCAGGCGTCCCTACAGCCTTGGAGCGGAAGAAAAGTTCCTGAAGCGAATATCGAGGAACTTCGAGAACTCATCTATTCTCCGTACCGGATCATTTACGAAATTATGGACGGACAGAAATTAGTTTATGTTATCCGTGTTTGGCATGCGGCCCGAGGAGAGCCGAAAATCGACTAG
- a CDS encoding nitric oxide synthase oxygenase, whose translation MYPISYKEPTGEATSGGACPYAASVFDHARRWRADEAWKLVQALSDGSGEMTLGDAARLAWRESVRCIGRLHWRSLQVVDARSLDDADEVFEACVEHLRVATSGGRIIPTQTVFAQWREGHPSIRIWNHQLIRYAGYRHPDGSVLGDPMNVAFTERVRSLGWAPSAEPGRFDLLPLVIEVDGRVIVRELPREVVLEVELEHPEYPWFAKLGLRWHAVPAIADMILVTLDDVFPCAPFNGWYMGTEIGARNLGDANRYNLLPEVAERLGLQRDSDLWKDRALLVLNEAVLHSFAREGVRMVDHHQASREFLAHCEREQSQGHEVQAEWSWIVPPISGSSTGVFHRLYPLQPRLPNLLPQVEAWKDHKGTAQTAPLSTPENKNKNAEQGGASNG comes from the coding sequence ATGTATCCGATCTCCTATAAAGAACCGACCGGCGAAGCGACATCTGGCGGTGCATGCCCTTATGCCGCGAGTGTTTTCGACCATGCGCGTCGCTGGCGGGCTGACGAGGCTTGGAAGCTAGTTCAAGCCTTGTCGGACGGCTCCGGCGAGATGACGCTGGGCGATGCCGCTCGCCTGGCGTGGCGCGAATCAGTGCGTTGCATCGGACGTCTGCATTGGCGCTCTCTGCAGGTCGTCGACGCCCGCTCGCTGGATGATGCCGACGAGGTTTTCGAGGCCTGTGTCGAGCACCTGCGCGTAGCCACCAGCGGTGGTCGCATCATTCCAACGCAGACGGTTTTCGCCCAGTGGCGGGAAGGGCATCCGAGCATTCGGATCTGGAACCACCAGCTGATCCGCTACGCCGGATACCGCCACCCAGACGGCTCGGTGTTGGGCGACCCCATGAACGTGGCCTTCACCGAGCGGGTCCGCTCGCTCGGCTGGGCGCCATCGGCCGAACCCGGACGCTTCGATTTGCTGCCTTTGGTCATTGAGGTGGACGGACGGGTTATCGTCCGCGAATTGCCGCGCGAGGTCGTGCTGGAGGTCGAGCTCGAGCACCCTGAGTATCCTTGGTTCGCGAAACTCGGGCTGCGGTGGCACGCCGTGCCGGCGATCGCAGACATGATACTGGTCACCCTAGACGATGTCTTTCCCTGCGCCCCCTTCAACGGTTGGTACATGGGAACCGAAATCGGTGCCCGCAACCTCGGCGACGCCAACCGCTACAACCTCCTGCCAGAAGTGGCAGAGCGGCTCGGATTGCAGCGTGACAGCGACCTGTGGAAGGACCGTGCCCTGCTCGTGCTCAACGAAGCCGTATTGCATTCCTTCGCCCGTGAAGGTGTGCGCATGGTGGACCACCACCAAGCTTCGCGCGAATTCCTCGCCCACTGTGAGCGCGAGCAATCCCAAGGCCACGAAGTACAGGCCGAGTGGTCATGGATCGTGCCGCCCATTTCTGGCTCGTCCACAGGTGTTTTCCATCGCCTTTATCCGTTGCAACCGCGATTGCCAAACTTGCTGCCCCAAGTGGAGGCATGGAAAGATCACAAAGGGACAGCTCAAACTGCACCCTTAAGCACCCCTGAGAATAAAAACAAGAATGCCGAACAAGGCGGCGCTTCCAACGGCTAA
- a CDS encoding PQQ-binding-like beta-propeller repeat protein → MTLRHTLILLCFALSPLSAEWNNWRGPNFNLTSGNQNFPNAFSDSQNVLWSAELPGEGASTPAIWKNSLYITSMDRGTNMLFAYNLSGEKKWEVQVGKGEGGSHRQGTGANPSPVVDDSGVYVYFKSAILAKFSHAGKELWRKDLQKEYSITSQWWDLGTSPVVANGKVFVAVMQQLSRRSGEKAETYVLALDKDSGKEVWKVDRNTGANTESNDAYTTPLIATVDGQQQLIVWGADQLSGHSLKTGKAIWTCGDFNPTDHKNWRTIASHTIVGDTAIVPYGRGYAVAAIKMSGKGDITSKSRMWEHQRIGPDVPTPTIYGDSTIVLTDRGVINAIDIDSGKIIWESALPRTKDKYFASPIIAGDRLICCRDDGTVFVCALGKDGIDVLSENHMGEPVIATPVPYGDKLYVRTAITLYCIGNKS, encoded by the coding sequence ATGACCCTAAGACACACCCTGATTCTTCTTTGTTTCGCTCTATCTCCACTCTCGGCTGAGTGGAACAACTGGCGAGGCCCCAACTTCAACCTGACGTCGGGAAATCAAAATTTCCCCAACGCATTTTCGGATAGCCAGAATGTCCTGTGGTCCGCAGAGCTCCCCGGTGAGGGAGCCTCCACCCCGGCTATTTGGAAAAACAGCTTATATATCACCAGCATGGACAGAGGCACGAATATGCTCTTCGCCTACAATCTGTCTGGGGAAAAGAAGTGGGAAGTCCAGGTGGGCAAAGGTGAAGGTGGCAGCCACCGCCAAGGCACGGGTGCCAACCCTAGCCCCGTCGTGGACGATAGCGGCGTCTATGTTTATTTCAAATCCGCCATTCTGGCTAAGTTCAGTCATGCGGGCAAAGAGCTCTGGCGAAAAGACCTGCAAAAGGAATACAGCATCACCAGCCAATGGTGGGACCTCGGCACTTCACCCGTAGTGGCCAATGGTAAGGTATTCGTAGCGGTTATGCAGCAGCTCTCACGCCGCAGCGGGGAAAAGGCAGAGACCTACGTCCTCGCATTGGACAAAGATTCCGGGAAAGAGGTCTGGAAGGTCGATCGTAATACTGGCGCCAACACAGAATCGAACGATGCCTACACAACCCCCCTCATCGCTACAGTGGATGGCCAACAGCAATTGATCGTCTGGGGAGCAGATCAACTCAGCGGCCACTCTTTAAAAACCGGGAAAGCCATTTGGACCTGTGGAGATTTTAACCCCACCGATCACAAAAACTGGAGAACCATTGCCTCCCACACCATCGTGGGTGACACCGCGATCGTGCCCTATGGTCGTGGCTATGCCGTTGCTGCCATCAAAATGTCAGGCAAGGGAGATATCACCAGCAAATCCCGCATGTGGGAACATCAACGCATCGGTCCGGACGTCCCAACACCCACCATCTATGGCGACTCGACCATCGTACTTACCGACCGCGGCGTCATTAATGCCATCGATATTGATTCCGGTAAGATCATCTGGGAAAGCGCCCTACCCCGGACTAAAGACAAATATTTCGCCTCCCCTATCATCGCTGGAGATCGCCTGATCTGCTGCCGGGATGATGGGACCGTGTTTGTCTGCGCGCTGGGCAAAGACGGCATCGATGTCCTTTCCGAGAATCACATGGGCGAACCTGTGATCGCCACTCCGGTTCCCTATGGAGACAAACTCTACGTTCGCACGGCAATTACGCTCTACTGCATCGGAAACAAGAGCTAA
- a CDS encoding DUF1080 domain-containing protein — protein sequence MTPIRILLILSSILLAACSQSEKSELSSSTDSSSHIGVGAAPVDGAAVLLDGTRASLDANWEYWEGPRFSSEMPIKWLDTEDPVDGGPAISANDAAAAGGKYGAADITTKKKYGDKRVHVEFLITTEGGNSGVYLQNRYEIQILDGDKTKHGMAAVINESESPYHAYNGIGKWNAYDIQFRAARFKDGVLIEKPLVTVYFNGEKVHTNVQINKVWGGPNSGLDGGNDNGFGITDRPGGLKLQAEGHDVRYRKVWIKEMNFEEADTDF from the coding sequence ATGACTCCCATTCGTATACTGCTCATTCTATCATCCATACTTCTTGCCGCTTGCTCTCAGTCAGAAAAGTCGGAGCTCTCATCCTCGACTGATTCCAGCAGCCACATCGGTGTTGGTGCAGCCCCCGTCGATGGCGCTGCAGTCCTGCTCGATGGCACCCGTGCGTCACTGGACGCCAACTGGGAATACTGGGAAGGACCCAGATTCAGTTCCGAGATGCCCATCAAGTGGCTCGATACTGAAGATCCGGTTGACGGAGGGCCAGCCATTAGCGCCAACGATGCAGCAGCCGCAGGCGGAAAATATGGAGCGGCCGATATTACCACGAAAAAGAAATACGGCGACAAACGCGTGCACGTAGAGTTTCTCATTACCACCGAAGGTGGAAACAGCGGAGTGTATTTGCAAAATAGGTACGAGATTCAAATCCTCGATGGCGATAAGACCAAGCACGGCATGGCGGCCGTCATCAACGAGTCTGAGTCTCCCTACCATGCCTACAATGGCATCGGGAAGTGGAACGCCTACGACATTCAGTTTCGCGCAGCTCGTTTCAAAGATGGTGTGCTAATTGAAAAACCCCTCGTAACCGTCTACTTCAATGGTGAAAAAGTTCACACCAATGTTCAGATCAACAAAGTATGGGGCGGCCCCAACTCAGGGCTAGACGGTGGCAATGACAACGGCTTCGGTATCACCGACCGCCCAGGAGGGTTGAAACTGCAAGCGGAAGGTCACGACGTCCGTTACCGCAAGGTATGGATTAAAGAAATGAACTTCGAAGAAGCGGATACGGATTTTTAA
- a CDS encoding solute:sodium symporter family transporter yields MGTLLSFLFFTSLVGLITYLRTHNDNLHSTKGYFLAGNSLNGWVIAGSLMLTNLSAANFTGMTANVYKGNLSPIAWTVTVIPVLIYFSAILLPTFLKGGFTTIPEFLENRFGKSTRRLVAVMFLFSYIISAMPVALYGGSIALNELFEVSKAFNLEQQTVIWILVWSLGTIGSIYALFGGLKGVAISDTLNGVGLLIGGAMVFFIGVYKVGQDNLVDGFQTILTKNTQILDAVGDVTDGIPFSVLFTGMLIHNLFFWSTNQFIVQRTLGAKSLKEGQKGVMLAAFFKILNVCYIAFPGVIAYHLYGPNNFANPDWVYPTLIRDIMPQVFVGFFAAVLFGAVLSTFNSVLNSSVTIFALDIYKPLFGPGLSDNEIIKRSKRFGVGMAVLTMIIAPFIMHFPEGIFTFMVKVDSLFGAPILMTMILAYFSKTVSAKVANSCVILFLVVYATLMLVIQPELHYLHYMAILFTCFLGLALIIGKLSGHQKEEIKERDIEGVDTTPWKHFKPVAILATVAMVVTYVVLSPWGLVESTREKTLELGIIIAGVIMAFVLFGVPLLNKKKNEKAT; encoded by the coding sequence ATGGGTACGCTTCTTTCCTTTCTCTTCTTCACCAGTCTTGTAGGCCTCATCACCTACCTCCGCACGCACAACGACAACCTGCATTCGACTAAAGGTTACTTTCTCGCCGGCAACAGCCTGAATGGCTGGGTCATCGCCGGTTCGCTCATGCTGACGAACCTGAGTGCGGCCAACTTCACCGGGATGACGGCCAATGTCTATAAGGGCAACCTCTCCCCCATTGCCTGGACGGTCACGGTGATTCCGGTGCTGATCTATTTTAGCGCAATCCTGCTGCCCACTTTCCTTAAAGGCGGGTTCACCACGATTCCGGAGTTTCTGGAAAACCGGTTTGGCAAATCGACCCGCAGGCTGGTGGCGGTCATGTTTTTGTTTTCCTATATCATCAGTGCGATGCCCGTGGCCCTGTATGGAGGATCGATCGCACTGAACGAACTCTTCGAAGTCAGCAAGGCGTTCAACCTCGAGCAGCAAACCGTGATCTGGATACTCGTATGGTCCCTTGGAACCATCGGAAGTATTTATGCTTTGTTTGGCGGGCTGAAGGGAGTTGCGATTTCCGACACGCTCAACGGCGTGGGACTGCTCATCGGTGGAGCCATGGTTTTCTTTATCGGAGTCTATAAAGTCGGTCAGGACAATCTGGTGGATGGGTTTCAAACCATCCTGACCAAGAACACCCAAATCCTGGATGCAGTGGGCGATGTCACGGACGGCATTCCCTTCTCTGTGCTCTTTACCGGGATGCTCATTCACAACCTGTTCTTCTGGAGCACCAACCAGTTTATTGTGCAGCGTACCCTAGGTGCCAAGAGCCTCAAAGAAGGACAGAAGGGTGTCATGCTCGCCGCCTTCTTTAAGATCCTGAACGTTTGCTACATCGCCTTCCCGGGCGTGATCGCTTATCACCTCTACGGTCCCAACAACTTTGCCAATCCAGATTGGGTCTACCCCACCCTGATCCGCGATATCATGCCACAAGTCTTTGTTGGCTTTTTCGCGGCCGTTCTTTTCGGCGCCGTATTGAGTACATTCAACTCAGTACTTAACAGCTCGGTTACCATCTTCGCTTTGGACATTTATAAACCCTTGTTCGGTCCTGGCCTCAGCGACAACGAAATCATTAAACGAAGTAAACGATTCGGAGTTGGCATGGCCGTGCTTACGATGATCATCGCTCCCTTCATCATGCACTTCCCGGAGGGCATTTTCACCTTCATGGTCAAAGTCGATAGCTTGTTCGGCGCCCCCATTTTGATGACGATGATCCTGGCCTATTTCTCAAAGACCGTTTCGGCCAAAGTGGCCAACAGCTGTGTCATATTATTCCTGGTCGTCTACGCCACACTCATGTTGGTCATCCAACCAGAGCTTCACTACCTCCACTACATGGCCATTCTCTTTACCTGCTTCCTGGGACTGGCTTTGATCATAGGCAAACTATCTGGTCACCAGAAGGAAGAGATCAAAGAGCGAGACATCGAAGGCGTCGACACGACCCCATGGAAACATTTTAAACCCGTCGCTATTCTCGCAACGGTAGCCATGGTTGTCACCTACGTCGTTCTCTCACCCTGGGGGCTCGTAGAATCCACACGAGAGAAGACCCTCGAACTGGGTATCATCATTGCGGGTGTAATCATGGCATTTGTTCTCTTCGGAGTGCCTTTGCTCAACAAAAAGAAGAACGAAAAAGCTACCTAG
- a CDS encoding PQQ-like beta-propeller repeat protein, which yields MNLGTLCLIGLLIFSFRGVHAGDWPQVNGPNHDRISTESIEIGEDAWKPSTNWQVKCNGGLSSFVVGEGKAVTVLLNKIEGELREIVVALDSSTGKLLWNTGLGKASYDPGGDRGTPTNKGGDGPRATAVVSNGRVFVYGSQFDLYCLDSSNGKLLWKQDILNDFGGKMIRWQNAMSPLVHRDRVFVSGGGEGQAILAFSVSDGSLLWQTASDGVSHATPVLATIDGIEQALFVLKKEVISVDPETGKELWTYPFKIGGSIAASPVVSGNLIHVTAGYGTGAAVIEVTQKDKAWDAKEHWRIRGNSSVASHWSTPVAHEGHLYGLYSYKEFGDGELKCIDMVTGKIEWEKKGFGQGQLIMADKKLFVLSDFGRMSVVEPTPVKYKELAEADVIEGKCWGTPVISDGHMFIRSTTSGISLEL from the coding sequence ATGAACCTCGGAACCTTGTGCCTGATTGGCCTACTCATTTTTTCTTTCAGAGGCGTGCACGCAGGCGACTGGCCACAGGTTAACGGCCCTAACCACGATCGTATATCGACTGAGAGCATAGAGATCGGCGAAGACGCGTGGAAACCAAGCACGAACTGGCAAGTAAAGTGCAATGGTGGCTTAAGTTCTTTCGTAGTGGGAGAAGGGAAAGCTGTCACCGTGCTACTTAATAAAATCGAGGGAGAGCTCCGTGAAATCGTAGTAGCACTCGACTCATCTACTGGAAAGCTACTCTGGAACACAGGACTGGGAAAAGCTAGCTACGACCCGGGAGGCGATCGAGGCACCCCCACAAACAAGGGTGGAGACGGCCCCAGAGCAACCGCGGTTGTCAGCAACGGACGCGTCTTTGTCTACGGAAGCCAGTTCGACCTTTACTGCCTGGATAGCAGCAACGGAAAACTCCTATGGAAACAAGACATCCTAAACGACTTCGGCGGCAAAATGATTCGTTGGCAAAATGCGATGTCCCCTCTGGTACACAGAGATCGGGTGTTCGTTTCAGGCGGAGGCGAGGGACAAGCCATACTGGCATTTAGCGTAAGCGATGGATCACTCCTCTGGCAAACAGCTAGCGATGGGGTCAGTCACGCGACTCCAGTTCTGGCTACCATTGATGGCATCGAACAAGCTCTCTTCGTCCTGAAAAAGGAAGTGATATCCGTGGACCCCGAGACGGGCAAAGAGCTTTGGACCTATCCATTTAAGATTGGCGGGTCGATAGCGGCTTCACCAGTTGTATCCGGAAACCTGATTCATGTCACCGCTGGTTATGGCACGGGAGCGGCCGTGATAGAAGTAACCCAAAAAGATAAAGCCTGGGACGCCAAAGAACACTGGCGCATAAGAGGTAATAGCTCGGTCGCAAGCCATTGGAGCACGCCCGTAGCTCACGAAGGACATTTGTATGGCTTGTATAGCTACAAGGAGTTTGGGGATGGCGAATTGAAATGCATCGACATGGTGACCGGAAAGATTGAGTGGGAGAAAAAAGGGTTTGGACAGGGTCAGCTGATCATGGCCGACAAAAAGCTCTTTGTATTAAGTGACTTTGGTCGAATGAGCGTCGTAGAACCCACTCCCGTTAAGTATAAAGAGTTAGCGGAGGCCGACGTCATCGAAGGGAAGTGTTGGGGCACCCCTGTTATCAGTGACGGCCATATGTTTATCCGAAGCACGACCTCAGGAATCTCCTTGGAGCTTTGA